The DNA window GGACAGTTGCTGGGACACCGCGGCCGTGCTGAAGGACCGCGCCTTCGCCACCGCGGCGATCGTGCCCAGTACGGAAAGATCGCGCAGCAGCAGAAGCCTTCTCACGTCGAGCACGAGCCGATCCTACGAACCGCGCCATCGGTTCCGCTTACCCGGAGCATCGGGAATCACCGCTGTCGCCGACGGCGGCGGGCTGCCATCGTCGAGGCATGGCCACCTGCCCGTCGTGCGCGCTCCCCGCGGACCGCCCGTTCACCGAAGTCTCCCGCCACACCACATCCGAGGGCATCGTCGTCTACTCGACCTGTGTGTGCGGCGAGGCGCTCGTGCACCTCATTCCGCACCGCTTCGAGCCGCTGCGCGTCGCGTACCGGCCCACCGCCTAGGACCTACGCTGCGCACACGCCCAATACCCCTATGTATTGGCCGATGCCAAACATAGGTACTGGCTACGGATTGTTCTCCGTTACCCGCCAGTCAACGGTGGACCGACAAACCGGAAAATTCCGGCTGGCTCGAGGAGGACACTCGTGCGAAAGTCGTCGATCAGCGCCGGCGTGCTCGCCGTCGCCGCCTGCACCACACTCACCATCGGCTCGGCTCAGGCCGCGCCGTCGCTCGCCCCCTTCACGGCCGCGTCCGCGGACGGTGTCGCGGGCGAATACATCGTCGAAGTCAAACCGGGTGAGGACGCGGCGCGGGTCGCGCACGCGCTCGGCGTGACCCCCACCCACGTCTACGAAACCGTGCTGAACGGTTTCTCCGCCACGCTGGACGCCGCGAAGCTCCAGCAGGTGCGTGCCAGAGGCGGGGTCGCCGCCGTCGAGCAGAACGCGCGCGTCAAGGTCGACGCGGTCGGTTCATGGGGCCAGGACCGGATCGACCAGCCCAAGCTGCCGCTCAACAACTCCTACGTCACCACGAGCACCGGCAGCGGGGTGAACGCCTACATCATCGACACCGGAATCCTGCCCACACACCCGGAGTTCGGCGGGCGCGCGAAGGTCGGCTACGACGCCACCGGCGGCAACGGCATCGACTGCAACGGCCACGGCACGCACGTCGCGGGCACCATCGGCAGCAACACCTACGGCGTCGCGAAGAGCACCAAGCTCTTCGGGGTGCGGGTGCTGGGCTGCGGCGGATCCGGCACCAACGCCGACGTGATCGAGGGCATGGACTGGGTGGCGAAGAACGCGGTGAAGCCCGCGGTCGCGAACATGTCGCTCGGCGGTGCCAAGAACTCCAGCGTGAACTCGGCCGCGACGAAGCTCGCGCAGTCCGGCGTGTTCCTCGCGGTCGCCGCGGGTAATGAAAGCCAGAACGCGTCCAACGTTTCGCCGGCCAGCGCCCCCGGCGTGTTCACGGTCGCCGCCTCGGACATCAAGGACGCGTCCGCGTCGTTCACCAACTACGGCAGGGACGTCGAGATCTACGCGCCCGGCGTGAACATCAAGTCGACGTGGCTCAACAACAGCACGAAGTCGATCAGCGGCACCTCGATGGCCACCCCGCACGTCGTCGGCGTGGCGGCGCTCTACAAGAGCGCGAAGGGCGACACTTCGGAGGCGACGCTGACGACCTGGCTGCAGACCAACTCGTCGAAGAACGTCATCACCGGCGTCCCGCCTGCCACCTACAACGGCCTGCTCCAGACCGCGGGCCTTTAGTCCACAGTGGACGGCGCCCTCCCTGCCAGGGGAGGGCGCCTTCCTTTCCGCGACGACGTTTAGCCCGCTAACTGCACTTGGCGACCGGTTCCCCTGTCCCTAAGCCGAAACGCGTTCGCGGGCCCGCGGTCGGCCGACGCCCTGCCATGAGAGACCGGCGTCCAGCACCACGCGCGGTTCCAGCAGGTTCCTGGTGTCGACCACCGCGTCGCCGTGCATCAGCTCGGACACGTACGCCCAGTCGAGGCGCCGGAACTCGGCCCACTCGGTGAGCACCACGATCGCGTCGGCGCCCTTCGCCACCTGGTACGGGTCGTCGACCACGGTCATCCCGGGAATCTCGCCGCCGACCGCGGGGTCGTACGCGGTGAGTTCGGCGCCCAGCGCGGAAAGCACCGAGGAAACCGAAAGCGCGGGCGAGTCGCGCAGATCGTTCGTGCCCGCCTTGAACGCCAGCCCGAGCACGCCGATCCTGGCACCGGCGAGCGTGCCGCCCACCGCGCCCGCGATCTTCGCGACGATCCGGTCCCGCTGCGCGATGTTCTCGTCGATCGCCGCGCCGAGCATCCCGAAGTCGTAGCGCACCGATTCCGCGATCCGCAGCAGCGCGTGCGTGTCCTTCGGCAGGCACGAACCGCCCCAGCCGGGGCCGGGCTTCAGGAACGAGCGGCCGATCCGCCGGTCGTAGCCCATGCCCTCGGTCACCGAGGTGATGTCCGCGCCGAGCCGCTCGCACAGTTCGGCGATCGCGTTGACGTAGGACAGCTTCATCGCGAGGAAGCAGTTCGCCGCGTACTTCACCAGCTCCGCGCTCGCCGCGTCGGAGATCACCGCGGGCGCGGAAAGCCCCGCGTAGAGGTCGGCGACCCAGCGCGCGGCAGGCTCGTCGTCGGAGCCGACCACGATCCGGTCCGGGCCGAGGAAGTCCGACACCGCGGTGCCCTCGCGGAGGAACTCCGGGTTGGACACCACCGGGATGTCGTGCCTGCCGATCAGGTCGGCGATGCGCCGCGCGGTGCCCACCGGCACCGTCGACTTCGTGATCAGCGCGCAGCCGGGCGGCAGCACGTCACCGATCTGGGCCGTCACCGCCTCGACGGCACGCAGGTCCGCCGCGCCGCCCGCGCCCATCGGCGTCGGCACGCACAGGAACACGCCCTCCGCGTCGGCGACCGCGCGCCTGGCGTCGGTGGTGAACGCGAGCCGCCCGGACGTCAGCCCTCTGGCGACCAGCTCCGACAAACCCGGTTCGAGGATGTCCACCCGTCCGGCCGACAGCCTCGCGACCTTCGCTTCGTCCACGTCGACGCAGGTGACCTGGTGCGAAAGGCTGGCGAGGCAGGCCCCCGTGGTCAGTCCGACGTATCCGGTCCCTACCACCACGATTCGAGCTGAGCTCATGTCAAGCAAGGTCGCAGCCGGAGTTGACCTCCTCGCTAACGGAGACCGACGGGCCCGCGTACTCCTCGCGACGGGTAACCAAGGCAACACCGCCAAGTGATGCGAACGAGCGTTAACCTACATCGGCGACGGCGGCACGCCGATCAGGAAGGAACGGGAGAACATGCAGATCAGGGATACCGCGGCGATCGTCACCGGTGGGGCTTCCGGCCTCGGCGGAGCCACCGCGAAGGCGCTGGCGGCCAAGGGCGCCAAGGTGTTCGCGCTCGACCTCGCACCGTCGATCGAGAAGGCCGAGCAGGTCGACGGCGTCACCTACGTCGAAGCCGACGTGACGAGCCACGAGCAGGTCCGCGCCGCCGTCGAGCAGGCGTCCGGCTCGGGCGCGCCGCTGCGGATCGTGGTCAACTGCGCCGGGATCGGGCCGTCCGCACG is part of the Amycolatopsis sp. CA-230715 genome and encodes:
- a CDS encoding S8 family peptidase gives rise to the protein MRKSSISAGVLAVAACTTLTIGSAQAAPSLAPFTAASADGVAGEYIVEVKPGEDAARVAHALGVTPTHVYETVLNGFSATLDAAKLQQVRARGGVAAVEQNARVKVDAVGSWGQDRIDQPKLPLNNSYVTTSTGSGVNAYIIDTGILPTHPEFGGRAKVGYDATGGNGIDCNGHGTHVAGTIGSNTYGVAKSTKLFGVRVLGCGGSGTNADVIEGMDWVAKNAVKPAVANMSLGGAKNSSVNSAATKLAQSGVFLAVAAGNESQNASNVSPASAPGVFTVAASDIKDASASFTNYGRDVEIYAPGVNIKSTWLNNSTKSISGTSMATPHVVGVAALYKSAKGDTSEATLTTWLQTNSSKNVITGVPPATYNGLLQTAGL
- a CDS encoding UDP-glucose dehydrogenase family protein, whose translation is MSSARIVVVGTGYVGLTTGACLASLSHQVTCVDVDEAKVARLSAGRVDILEPGLSELVARGLTSGRLAFTTDARRAVADAEGVFLCVPTPMGAGGAADLRAVEAVTAQIGDVLPPGCALITKSTVPVGTARRIADLIGRHDIPVVSNPEFLREGTAVSDFLGPDRIVVGSDDEPAARWVADLYAGLSAPAVISDAASAELVKYAANCFLAMKLSYVNAIAELCERLGADITSVTEGMGYDRRIGRSFLKPGPGWGGSCLPKDTHALLRIAESVRYDFGMLGAAIDENIAQRDRIVAKIAGAVGGTLAGARIGVLGLAFKAGTNDLRDSPALSVSSVLSALGAELTAYDPAVGGEIPGMTVVDDPYQVAKGADAIVVLTEWAEFRRLDWAYVSELMHGDAVVDTRNLLEPRVVLDAGLSWQGVGRPRARERVSA